One Sciurus carolinensis chromosome 10, mSciCar1.2, whole genome shotgun sequence genomic window carries:
- the Clrn2 gene encoding clarin-2, with protein MPGCFKKAWYGLASLLSFSSFLLIIIALAVPHWLSGKILCQTGVDLVNATDPELVKFIGDIYYGLFRGCKVRQCGLGGRRSQFTIFPHLVKELNTGLHLTILLLLFLALALALVSMGFAVLNMVQVPYRAVNGPRGICLWNVLAGGAVALAIASFMAAVRFHHLTERVANFQEKLFQFVVVEERYEESFWICVASASAHAANLVVVAISQIPLPEIKTKIEEATVTAEDILY; from the exons ATGCCCGGATGTTTCAAAAAGGCATGGTATGGGCTGGCATCTCtcctcagcttctcctccttCCTACTGATCATCATAGCCCTGGCGGTGCCCCACTGGCTGAGTGGGAAAATCCTGTGTCAGACTGGAGTGGATCTGGTCAACGCCACGGATCCAGAGCTGGTCAAATTCATTGGGGACATTTACTACGGGCTCTTCCGAGGGTGTAAGGTGCGGCAGTGCGGGCTCGGGGGCCGCCGGTCCCAATTCACCA TCTTTCCGCACCTGGTGAAGGAGCTCAATACAGGCCTCCACTTGACGATTCTGCTGCTCCTCTTCCTGGCCTTGGCCCTGGCTCTGGTCAGCATGGGCTTTGCCGTCCTCAATATGGTCCAGGTCCCCTACCGGGCAGTCAACGGCCCTCGAGGCATCTGCCTATGGAATGTCCTGGCAG GTGGAGCAGTGGCCTTGGCCATCGCCAGCTTCATGGCCGCCGTGAGATTTCACCACCTGACGGAGCGAGTCGCCAACTTCCAGGAGAAGCTCTTCCAGTTTGTCGTGGTGGAGGAGCGGTATGAAGAGTCATTTTGGATCTGCGTGGCCAGTGCGTCGGCCCACGCGGCAAACTTGGTGGTGGTGGCCATCAGTCAAATTCCCCTCCCTGAGATCAAGACGAAAATTGAAGAGGCCACAGTCACGGCCGAGGACATCCTGTACTGA